A stretch of the Vibrio aquimaris genome encodes the following:
- the guaD gene encoding guanine deaminase: protein MASQRKAYRASILHCIADPKDVGLDNCYEFFEDGLIVIEDGYIVDIGESNKLMKMLSTRIPIQEYENKLITSGFIDTHIHYPQIGIIASYGEQLLDWLENYTFPEEMRFSDPQYARDKANLFFQQLMNNGTTTALVFGTIHKQSVDIFFEEAHKRRLRMIAGKVLMDQNAPPELTDTPESAYQDSKALIEKWHNKDRLLYAVTPRFAPTSSPQQLKMAGKLLKEFPDVYMHTHLSENLKEIDWVKALFPERAGYLDVYDHYGLLHKRSVFAHGVHLSEHECQRLAQTHSSVAFCPTSNLFLGSGLFNLSKLESHQVRVGMGTDVGAGTSFSLLQTMNEAYKIMQLQQEKLHPLKSLYLATLGGAKALHLEDKIGNLKVGKEADFVVLDLHATSLFTMRMKQAKTLEERLFVLMMLGDERNIHQTYIMGEKAFQTGSIGD, encoded by the coding sequence ATGGCAAGTCAACGCAAAGCATATCGCGCGAGCATCCTGCATTGTATCGCCGATCCCAAAGACGTCGGTCTCGACAACTGTTATGAGTTTTTTGAAGATGGTCTTATCGTCATTGAAGATGGATACATAGTCGATATTGGCGAGTCAAATAAACTAATGAAAATGCTGTCAACAAGAATTCCCATCCAAGAGTATGAGAATAAACTCATTACCTCAGGCTTTATCGACACTCATATTCATTATCCTCAAATTGGGATTATCGCTTCCTATGGTGAACAGTTACTCGATTGGTTAGAAAACTACACTTTTCCAGAAGAAATGCGTTTTAGCGATCCTCAATACGCTAGAGATAAGGCCAACTTATTTTTCCAACAGCTGATGAATAACGGAACCACGACAGCCTTAGTTTTTGGTACCATACATAAACAATCTGTAGATATTTTTTTCGAAGAGGCACATAAGCGACGCTTACGAATGATCGCGGGAAAAGTGCTCATGGACCAAAATGCTCCCCCAGAACTAACCGATACTCCAGAGTCTGCTTATCAAGACTCAAAAGCATTAATTGAAAAATGGCACAACAAAGACAGGCTTCTCTATGCAGTTACACCTCGTTTTGCCCCCACCAGCAGTCCACAACAACTTAAAATGGCGGGTAAACTGTTAAAAGAATTCCCAGATGTTTATATGCATACGCACCTATCTGAAAACCTTAAAGAGATTGATTGGGTAAAAGCGCTTTTCCCTGAACGCGCTGGCTATCTTGATGTCTATGATCATTATGGTCTTTTGCATAAGCGTTCCGTCTTTGCTCATGGAGTTCACCTATCGGAGCATGAATGCCAGCGCCTCGCACAAACTCATTCATCGGTTGCGTTTTGCCCAACTTCAAACCTTTTTCTCGGTTCAGGCTTATTCAACCTTTCCAAGCTAGAAAGTCATCAAGTCCGAGTCGGTATGGGGACCGACGTAGGCGCAGGCACCAGCTTCTCTCTATTACAAACCATGAATGAAGCATACAAAATCATGCAGCTTCAGCAAGAGAAACTACATCCACTAAAGTCGCTCTATTTGGCAACGCTAGGAGGAGCAAAAGCGCTGCACCTAGAAGATAAAATAGGCAACCTCAAAGTCGGTAAAGAAGCGGACTTTGTTGTGCTCGATCTACACGCAACGTCGCTGTTTACGATGAGAATGAAGCAAGCCAAAACGCTAGAAGAGCGATTGTTTGTACTTATGATGCTTGGAGATGAACGCAACATACATCAAACCTACATTATGGGAGAAAAAGCCTTTCAAACAGGCTCGATAGGCGATTAA